In one window of Mercurialis annua linkage group LG4, ddMerAnnu1.2, whole genome shotgun sequence DNA:
- the LOC126679330 gene encoding granule-bound starch synthase 1, chloroplastic/amyloplastic-like isoform X1, whose translation MATTAQFASRTSQLNSHDSSHFAFNSHILPHTGLRTLNMVDKLHLRSLAARAGKKISPATPNLKPTSITCSHGMSLVFVSTEVAPWSKTGGLGDVVGGLPPALAARGHRVMTVSPRYDQYKDAWDTCVSVEIKVGDRSEIVRFFHCYKRGVDRVFVDHPMFLEKVWGKTGSKIYGPAAGLDYQDNQLRFSLLCLAALEAPRVLNLNSNKNFSGPYGDNVVFIGNDWHTALLPCYLKSIYKPNGIYRSAKVAFCIHNIAYQGRFPFSEFSVLNLPDQFKSSFDFIDGYVKPVKGRKINWMKAGILESDRVLTVSPYYARELVSGVKRGVELDNIIRKIGITGIINGMDVQEWNPATDKYIGIKYEAATVMEAKPLLKEALQAEVGLPVDRNIPLIGFIGRLEEQKGSDIMVAAISQLAEYNVQIVILGTGKKAFEKQIGQLEVMYPDKCRGVAKFNVPLAHMIIAGADFMLIPSRFEPCGLIQLHAMRYGTVPIVASTGGLVDTVKEGYTGFQMGAFHVECDKVDPADVAAIVKTVIRALGTYATSALKEMILNCMSEDLSWKGPSKLWEKMLLGLEVAGSEPGIEGDEIAPLAKENVATP comes from the exons ATGGCAACTACTGCTCAGTTCGCGTCAAGGACCTCACAGCTCAACAGCCATGACTCCTCTCACTTTGCCTTCAACTCTCATATCCTTCCCCACACTGGTTTGAGGACTCTTAACATGGTCGATAAGCTCCATTTGAGGTCACTTGCTGCTCGAGCCGGGAAAAAGATTTCTCCTGCTACTCCAAATCTCAAGCCTACCTCCATTACCTGCAGCCATGGAATGAGCTTGGTCTTTGTTTCTACTGAAGTTGCTCCGTGGAGCAAAACTGGTGGACTTGGTGATGTTGTTGGTGGACTTCCTCCTGCGCTGGCT GCAAGAGGGCACCGTGTCATGACTGTCTCTCCTCGCTATGATCAGTACAAGGATGCTTGGGACACCTGCGTCTCCGTTGAG ATTAAAGTTGGGGACAGAAGTGAAATTGTTCGCTTCTTCCACTGCTACAAGAGAGGAGTTGATCGTGTCTTTGTTGATCACCCAATGTTCCTTGAGAAG GTTTGGGGCAAAACTGGATCTAAAATCTATGGTCCAGCAGCGGGACTGGATTACCAGGACAACCAACTCCGATTTAGCTTGCTGTGCCTC GCTGCTCTGGAAGCCCCAAGAGTTCTGAACTTGAACAGCAACAAAAACTTCTCAGGGCCATATG GAGACAATGTTGTCTTCATTGGTAATGATTGGCACACTGCTCTTCTTCCGTGTTACTTGAAATCCATATACAAACCCAATGGTATTTACAGAAGTGCCAAG GTCGCCTTTTGCATCCACAACATTGCATACCAAGGCAGATTCCCCTTTTCAGAATTTTCCGTCCTTAATTTGCCAGATCAGTTCAAGAGCTCTTTTGACTTTATTGATGG CTATGTGAAGCCAGTTAAGGGAAGGAAAATCAATTGGATGAAGGCTGGAATTTTGGAATCAGACAGGGTTTTGACTGTGAGCCCATACTATGCCCGGGAACTTGTTTCTGGAGTAAAAAGAGGTGTGGAACTGGATAACATCATTCGTAAAATTGGCATTACGGGTATCATAAATGGTATGGATGTCCAGGAGTGGAATCCTGCTACAGATAAATACATTGGCATCAAATACGAAGCCGCAACC GTTATGGAAGCAAAACCTTTGCTGAAGGAAGCTCTTCAAGCAGAAGTTGGGTTGCCTGTTGATAGGAACATTCCTTTAATAGGTTTCATTGGTAGATTGGAAGAGCAGAAGGGTTCGGACATCATGGTTGCAGCTATTTCACAATTGGCCGAATACAATGTGCAAATAGTAATCCTT GGAACCGGGAAAAAAGCATTTGAAAAACAGATTGGACAGCTAGAGGTAATGTACCCTGATAAGTGTAGAGGAGTGGCCAAATTCAATGTCCCATTGGCGCACATGATTATAGCTGGAGCTGATTTTATGTTGATCCCGAGTAGATTTGAGCCCTGTGGTCTCATCCAGCTGCATGCTATGCGTTATGGAACA GTACCCATTGTTGCCTCCACTGGCGGTCTTGTTGACACCGTTAAAGAAGGTTACACAGGATTCCAAATGGGAGCTTTCCATGTTGAA TGTGACAAAGTTGATCCAGCTGATGTAGCTGCCATAGTTAAGACTGTCATAAGAGCTCTCGGCACTTATGCCACTTCTGCTTTGAAAGAAATGATCCTGAATTGCATGTCCGAAGATCTGTCATGGAAG GGGCCATCAAAATTGTGGGAGAAGATGCTTCTAGGCCTAGAAGTTGCAGGCAGCGAACCAGGCATTGAAGGGGATGAGATTGCTCCTCTTGCTAAGGAAAATGTTGCCACTCCTTGA
- the LOC126679334 gene encoding F-box/kelch-repeat protein At3g23880-like isoform X2: protein MIILCKLFKWKEKKENSSIRHDLLVEILCRLPAKSLVRFKAVHSDWFSLISDPQFCHRHLQHQRPCQKYGTIQVRNTHTLHPSLSLRIMSTVDDDHQLVEIQKAFGMEVYGNSLFPSLLGSCHGLLLTSVSFWLENFILWNPTIREYQKIHRKIFAGSKSNTVAMAGLGYDSLNHNYKIVAAVSYRWQQNTSIEVDIYDLNKSYWKTKNCHFPYESKSLITPAITLANGVPHWHVKRKNNDQSVILSFDLVDEIFKEVPLPYNILDFNFMSAVDGYLCIGIRNSPMDPLHVWKMREYGMKKSWFLAIQPHL from the coding sequence atgataatattatgcaaattgttcAAGTGGAAGGAGAAGAAAGAAAATAGCAGTATACGGCACGATTTGCTAGTCGAAATTCTGTGTAGACTACCCGCCAAGTCATTAGTTCGATTTAAAGCAGTGCACAGCGATTGGTTTTCGTTGATTTCGGATCCACAGTTTTGCCATCGGCATCTTCAACATCAAAGGCCCTGTCAGAAGTACGGAACGATCCAAGTCAGGAACACACACACCTTGCATCCATCCCTTTCACTTCGCATTATGAGCACTGTTGATGATGATCATCAACTTGTCGAGATTCAGAAAGCTTTTGGTATGGAGGTTTATGGAAATTCTCTGTTTCCTAGCCTACTTGGTTCATGTCATGGTTTATTATTAACAAGTGTTTCATTCTGGTTGGAGAATTTTATATTGTGGAATCCAACAATCAGAGAGTATCAAAAAATTCATAGAAAGATTTTCGCTGGATCTAAATCCAACACAGTAGCTATGGCTGGACTGGGCTACGATAGCTTGAACCACAATTACAAAATTGTGGCAGCAGTGTCCTATCGTTGGCAGCAAAATACTTCAATTGAAGTTGATATTTATGATCTGAACAAGTCTTATTGGAAAACAAAAAATTGCCATTTCCCCTACGAGTCCAAATCACTTATCACACCAGCTATTACTCTAGCGAATGGAGTCCCACATTGGCATGTTAAAAGGAAAAACAATGACCAAAGTGTGATTTTATCTTTCGATTTGGTAGACGAGATATTCAAAGAGGTTCCTCTTCCTTATAATAtacttgattttaattttatgtctGCTGTAGATGGTTACCTTTGTATAGGGATAAGAAATTCACCTATGGA
- the LOC126678716 gene encoding F-box protein CPR1-like, with product MIISSLCKLFERNEIKENNSRPYIPDDLLLNILSRVPATPLLRFKSVNRDWYSLISSNEFRQRHLQHHADHPDQRYGIIQIGNAHTLQPSLLLRIMGIADDHHELVEIGKVHGHQLVFGSFFSPRVFGSCNGLLLISLSLDLQDFIVWNPTIRAHRKIDRNISDGPRDDVLYMAGLGYNCLNDNYKIVVAESGNLHDNSIEVQIYDLKLSSWKIIKRYFPYEFKSSTTPATTMANGIPHWHVKRMIDDDQSVILSFDLVAEKFEEINLPENILNFNYMSAIDGCLCIGIRESLSRPVYVWQMREYGRKNSWIKLEIVLPHVVRGGLYSMPIGFLGTDQVVMSLGRAWLAIFDVSKRQYKFVMQSWLNLFHTVASFDETFVSPY from the coding sequence ATGATTATATCTTCATTATGCAAATTGTTTGAGCGGAATGAGATTAAGGAAAATAACAGTAGGCCATATATACCAGATGACTTACTTCTCAACATTCTGTCGAGAGTACCTGCTACGCCGTTGCTTCGTTTTAAATCGGTGAATCGCGATTGGTATTCGTTGATTTCGAGCAATGAATTTCGTCAACGACATCTTCAACATCACGCTGACCACCCCGATCAAAGGTACGGAATCATCCAAATCGGGAACGCACACACCTTACAACCGTCCCTTTTGCTTCGCATTATGGGCATTGCTGATGATCATCATGAACTTGTAGAGATTGGAAAAGTTCACGGTCATCAACTGGTCTTCGGGTCTTTTTTTTCCCCTCGGGTATTTGGTTCCTGTAATGGTTTATTACTAATAAGTCTTTCACTAGATTTACAAGATTTTATTGTGTGGAATCCCACAATCAGAGCGCATAGAAAAATTGACAGAAATATTTCCGACGGGCCGAGAGATGACGTACTGTATATGGCTGGACTCGGTTATAACTGCTTGAATGACAATTACAAAATTGTGGTGGCAGAATCCGGTAATTTGCATGATAACTCAATCGAAGTTcaaatttatgatttgaaactGAGTAGTTGGAAGATAATTAAACGTTATTTCCCCTACGAGTTCAAATCAAGCACCACACCAGCTACTACTATGGCAAATGGAATCCCACATTGGCATGTTAAAAGGATGATCGATGACGACCAAAGTGTAATTTTATCTTTCGATTTGGTTGCGGAGAAATTCGAAGAAATTAATCTACCTGAAAATatacttaattttaattatatgtctGCTATAGACGGATGTCTTTGTATAGGCATAAGAGAATCTCTCTCACGTCCCGTATATGTTTGGCAAATGAGAGAATATGGAAGGAAGAACTCTTGGATTAAATTAGAAATTGTTTTGCCTCATGTAGTTCGGGGTGGCCTTTACTCGATGCCGATCGGATTTTTAGGAACGGATCAAGTTGTAATGAGTTTAGGTAGAGCATGGTTAGCTATATTTGATGTTTCTAAACGGCAATATAAGTTTGTTATGCAGTCATGGCTTAATCTTTTTCATACAGTAGCTTCATTTGACGAAACCTTTGTATCCCCTTATTaa